A portion of the Oncorhynchus gorbuscha isolate QuinsamMale2020 ecotype Even-year linkage group LG19, OgorEven_v1.0, whole genome shotgun sequence genome contains these proteins:
- the LOC124005875 gene encoding rhodopsin kinase grk7a-like, with protein MCDMGGLDNLVANTAYLKGGDEKEMRKRRRSLSLPKPEQCVSIRAAVGKEFEMLCERQPVGKKFFRKFLLESNPQYVAAAEFLDELIDWDLAEGAGKDKSRTNIINKFCKADSKSFLSYLTGEVADKCKAVSDKDFEDVMMGKVKDATREYLKEKPFTEYQTSPHFDKFLQWKGYEKQKITDKYFHEFRTLGKGGFGEVCAVQVKNSGQMYACKKLCKKRLKQKNGEGMALLEKQILEKVNSLFLVNLSYAYDTKTHLCLVMTLMNGGDLRYHIYNIGEKGLEIDRINYYIAQVTTGILHLHSIDIAYRDMKPENVLLDSFGQCRLSDLGLAVELPGEKTINQKAGTSGYMAPEILKKEPYRMSVDWWALGCSIYEMVAARLPFKDYKEKVQKEEVARRTLEDECKYEHKNFDEGTKAIIDLFLKKKIDERLGCRTKNEDPRKHEWFKSINFPRLEAGLIDPPWVPKPNVVYAKDTGDIKDFSEIKGIVFDDKDDKFFKEFNTGAVPIAWQQEMIDSGLFDELNDPNRKESAPGYDDEEKKSKSCTLL; from the exons ATGTGTGACATGGGGGGATTGGATAATCTGGTGGCGAACACGGCCTACCTTAAGGGGGGCGACGAAAAGGAGATGAGGAAGAGGCGGCGCAGCCTGTCCCTTCCCAAGCCAGAACAGTGCGTGTCCATCCGCGCCGCAGTGGGAAAAGAATTTGAGATGCTCTGCGAGAGGCAGCCCGTAGGGAAGAAGTTCTTCAGGAAGTTCCTCCTGGAGTCCAACCCGCAGTACGTGGCAGCTGCAGAGTTCCTGGATGAGCTAATCGACTGGGATCTGGCGGAAGGCGCTGGCAAAGATAAGTCGAGGACGAACATCATCAACAAGTTCTGCAAGGCTGACTCCAAGAGCTTCCTGTCCTACCTGACAGGAGAGGTAGCGGACAAGTGCAAGGCGGTGTCGGACAAGGACTTTGAAGACGTGATGATGGGCAAGGTGAAGGATGCCACACGGGAGTACCTGAAGGAAAAACCCTTCACAGAGTACCAGACCAGCCCTCACTTTGACAAGTTCCTGCAGTGGAAAGGGTACGAGAAACAGAAAATCACTGATAAGTATTTTCATGAGTTCAGGACCCTTGGAAAGGGAGGCTTTGGAGAG gTGTGTGCCGTGCAGGTGAAGAACTCAGGCCAGATGTACGCCTGCAAAAAGCTGTGCAAGAAGCGTCTGAAGCAGAAGAATGGTGAAGGCATGGCACTGCTGGAGAAACAGATCCTGGAGAAGGTTAACAGCCTGTTCCTGGTGAACCTGTCCTATGCCTACGACACTAAGACCCACCTGTGTCTCGTCATGACCCTGATGAATGGCGGCGACCTCCGGTACCACATCTACAACATTGGCGAAAAAGGCCTAGAAATAGACCGCATCAATTACTACATTGCACAGGTCACCACAGGAATCCTCCACCTGCACTCCATAGATATAGCATACAGAGACATGAAGCCAGAGAACGTGCTACTGGATAGCTTCGGCCAATGTCGACTCTCGGATCTGGGGTTGGCCGTGGAGCTCCCTGGCGAAAAGACCATCAATCAAAAG GCTGGCACAAGTGGCTACATGGCCCCAGAGATCCTGAAGAAAGAGCCTTACCGGATGTCAGTGGACTGGTGGGCCCTGGGCTGCAGTATCTACGAGATGGTAGCAGCTCGCCTGCCCTTCAAGGACTATAAGGAGAAGGTGCAGAAGGAGGAGGTGGCACGGCGCACCCTCGAGGATGAATGCAAGTACGAGCACAAGAACTTTGACGAGGGCACCAAGGCCATCATCGACCTCTTCCTCAAGAAGAAAATTGACGAGCGTCTGGGATGCAGGACCAA GAACGAAGACCCAAGGAAGCATGAGTGGTTCAAGAGCATTAACTTCCCTCGACTGGAGGCGGGGCTGATCGACCCACCCTGGGTTCCCAAGCCCAACGTGGTCTACGCCAAAGACACGGGGGACATCAAAGACTTCTCAGAGATCAAGGGCATTGTGTTTGACGACAAAGATGACAAATTCTTCAAGGAATTCAACACCGGGGCAGTGCCCATTGCTTGGCAACAGGAAATGATTGACAGCGGACTTTTTGACGAGCTGAACGACCCCAACAGGAAAGAGTCGGCCCCTGGATATGACGACGAGGAGAAGAAATCTAAATCCTGCACACTTTTATAA